The Candidatus Latescibacterota bacterium genome segment ATTTCCTGAAAAGTCCCTTCATCGAAGAGAATATGAATGCGCTCCCTTGCCGTCAGCCTGCCGGACGCATGGATCTTCTCGATCCTTTTTCTGCCGCCTCCGAGAAGTGCCTGTTCGCGTTTCTGCTTGAGCTCTTCGAATTTTTCCTTTTTCGATTTCAAATCCAGTTCTCCCTTCGGAGTGCGCCGGACAGAAGTGTCCGATATGCATTAAGGCCTCATATTATTTAATGAGCCCGCTGCGGTCAATCTATTATCATGGAATTGGATTGTAAAATCCAGAAAAGACGTTTATGATATCACAATGATACGACTTGTTTGGGAGTCGGTAATCGAACATCTTTCAGATGGAGGTAAGAGGATGTCATTGAGGAGATCGTCAGTTCTGCTGTTTATATTGATTTTGACAGCGACAGCGTTTGTCTCGTGCGGCGGCAACTCTGAAAAGAATACAGAGAAGACGCCCGAAACGATTGTGAAGGATGCTGCGGAGACTAATGAGGAAGATATTTCTTATGTCTCCGAGGATATCAGTTTTGGCATATTCTTCGACAGGGAAGGGACGAAGAGGACGACTGACCTCAAGAAAGGGCAGAAGCAGCTTCAGGTGTTCGTCATAGTACAGGTCCCTGAATTTATCGAGATAGCGGCTGCGCAGTGGCAGCTCTCTCTGCCGGAAGGCCTGGAGATAGATGTCGACAGGTACCACAAGGACAGGGTCATGTCTCTCGGCCAGATGCCCTTTGGAATAAGCGAGAGGTTCAAGCCATGCCTTCCCGGACCGAAGGCGATCATCCACGAGTTGACTCTCAATATCACCAGCGAGCTGAAGAACGCCACACTCTCGATACTTCCATCGAAAGACGGTAATTTCCTCGGGATAGCTAACTGTACAGAAGGATTCCCACAGGAGAGGGCATCCTCATACAAGGCGGTTGTGAATCCCGGTAACTAGGCAGCGGTGATCTTTTGAGAAGGTTTATTACAGCAGCGGAATCGATGGTCGTCCGTACCGTGGTTGCGCTGCTTTTTTTCTATCCCTTTATTACAGGCCGGTCCATATCCAGTCAGGACCTTTCCCATGACAGGAAAGATATCGGATCCTTGCGATCGGTGCGTATTCCCACCGTATCGCCCAGGCCGGGGATCATGCCTCCCGAGGACAGGGGCATGGTCATAAGGCCGTTTCATAGTGTCGCCGGAAAGACCGGGAAGAAAGGCCGTTTTCGGTATGGCAGCAGATGGCTGGATGAGAAAACAAGTCGGGCGGAGAGTGTCCGGATGCCGTTTGCCCCGGGAAGGATTCCTGTTCCCGGTGGGGTACCAGTAAAGGCGGAGGTGACTGGCAACAGGGCGGCAGTCACCGGTTCGCTGAGGGTGCTTGTCGCTGCCGGGCTCTACAGCGATTTCGATGGGCAGCCTGAGGACCTCGACATGTTGCAGCAGGAACTCTTCGACGGTCCCTGGTATCCCGGCACGATGACCGAATACTGGGACGAGGTCTCCTCCGGTATGCTGGACGTCACTGGAGACGTGCGCGGATGGGTGGAACTCGAGCAGATCGAGGACTATTATACAGGTGGACTCCTCAATTGGGGGATAATTATAGGCACTTCCCACACAGATGAAATGATTGAGGAGATAGTGGCGGCCCTGGACGATTCGATCGATTACGGCGAATACGACAACGACGGCCCCGACGGGATACCTAACTCCGGTGACGATGACGGTTATGTAGATATACTGGTGATAGTCCACCCGACGCTTGGCGCCGAATGTTTCTATGGCTACCATATGGTCTCGCATTCGTTCCAGTACTCTTCATGGAAGGATGACCTGCAGCCTCTTGCCACTTCCGATCCAGCGGCTAATGGGGGGACGATACTGATAGACGACTACAATATCGCCCCGACTGTCTCGTGTGAGGGGGGGCTGATAGAGATCGGCGTATTCTGCCACGAGTTCGGCCACTTTCTCGGACTGCCCGATCTTTATGATATCTTCGGGAGAAGTGGAATAGGGCACTGGGGTCTGATGGGAACAGGTAACTGGAACATCCCCGAATCACCCTCACATATATGCGGCTGGTCGAAGCATCAGCTCGGCTGGGTAGAGGCGGTCGATATAGGGTGGGCCCCGGAACAGATCGATCTGGAACCGGTGGAGAAGGGTGGATCTGTCGTAAGGATGGCCCTTCCGACCGAGCGGTTTCGCAGAAGAGAGAATCTTGCTCCGATCACCGGCTGGTCACTGATCTGCGGGTACACGGCGGCTGAGGCGGATGCCCGTGGATACAGATATGATGGTGGTTATGGAAACATGTGGTCCGAATCTATGGCTCATGAATTCGAGATAGACGATTCACGTCCGGTGACCCTGAATTACAGCATCGGTACCGACCTCGAGGACGGATACGATTTTGCATATGTCGTCATTGAACTATATGGAAGCGTCGATACGCTCGCTGCCTATACTGGCAGGGTGGACCCGGTAGCTGAGCAGTTGATCCTTGACGGGTTCCTGCCCACGGGAGGCTGCGGATTCAGGATCCGTTTTGTCCTCCAGAGCGATTACGATATCAGCGATGAGGACGGGGGATTCGATTCCCTCGAAGGGTGGGCGCTGCATGTCGACGATATCTCGCTCAGCGGGGGAGGCCTTGATTATATCACCGACCTGGAGGATGACGCCGGCGGCTGGTATTGCGACAGTGAACCGGCCGAATATTTCCTGGTCGAAAGACGGGTTCGGAAAGGGAGCGATTCGGAGCTGATACAGGAGGGCCTGCTCATCTATCACGCGGAGAACAGTATCGTATATGGCGAGAACGGAAACTCCGGTGGTGATCTGAACGCTCAGGCCCGCGGGGTGGTCCTGGAAGAGGCGGACGGAGAATACGATATGATCGAGTATAATAATCCGATAAATTTCGGTGATGACAGCGATCCATTTCCGGGCTCAACGGGGAACACCGTATTCGGCACGTCATCGATACCTTCAAGCAGGAGCAACAGCAATTCGGCGACTCCCGCCTCTATCACCTCGATCACTTCTTCCGGGGGGATATT includes the following:
- a CDS encoding M6 family metalloprotease domain-containing protein; the protein is MRRFITAAESMVVRTVVALLFFYPFITGRSISSQDLSHDRKDIGSLRSVRIPTVSPRPGIMPPEDRGMVIRPFHSVAGKTGKKGRFRYGSRWLDEKTSRAESVRMPFAPGRIPVPGGVPVKAEVTGNRAAVTGSLRVLVAAGLYSDFDGQPEDLDMLQQELFDGPWYPGTMTEYWDEVSSGMLDVTGDVRGWVELEQIEDYYTGGLLNWGIIIGTSHTDEMIEEIVAALDDSIDYGEYDNDGPDGIPNSGDDDGYVDILVIVHPTLGAECFYGYHMVSHSFQYSSWKDDLQPLATSDPAANGGTILIDDYNIAPTVSCEGGLIEIGVFCHEFGHFLGLPDLYDIFGRSGIGHWGLMGTGNWNIPESPSHICGWSKHQLGWVEAVDIGWAPEQIDLEPVEKGGSVVRMALPTERFRRRENLAPITGWSLICGYTAAEADARGYRYDGGYGNMWSESMAHEFEIDDSRPVTLNYSIGTDLEDGYDFAYVVIELYGSVDTLAAYTGRVDPVAEQLILDGFLPTGGCGFRIRFVLQSDYDISDEDGGFDSLEGWALHVDDISLSGGGLDYITDLEDDAGGWYCDSEPAEYFLVERRVRKGSDSELIQEGLLIYHAENSIVYGENGNSGGDLNAQARGVVLEEADGEYDMIEYNNPINFGDDSDPFPGSTGNTVFGTSSIPSSRSNSNSATPASITSITSSGGIFSAGRFPIEVNGSSPPQIVKTAVDSFTLDISGANIERGGTCSLSGAFGVVEAYDLIWLGRNRVLASFRSIALLSEDYDLVVTGGDGQTGILTGALEVESVFEDIEVIPGRSFITLSWTVGVTEGLRGCLLYRKNGSGEYLPVSPDTIRGLSGSFTFADSSVVSGISYRYMIEGNFGNTSEYLEAPGLWSITAEPFTLDNARPNPFSSSTTITLFVPERGNVTTDIYDVAGRKVSRIDEREYNRGTHTIGWEPGMEISSGVYFCVIRYGGHMKTIKLVLLR